The following nucleotide sequence is from Treponema pectinovorum.
GCTCTTCCATCACTAAATGCAAAAAATTAACGATTTTTCTGATTTTACACATTTATTTTGGGATTTAGACGGAACTTTAACCGAATCTGGACCTGGAATAATAAACTGCGTGCGCTATGCGCTTGAAAGTTTGGGTATAAAAGAGCCAAACGATGAAAATATCAAACGGTTTATTGGTCCTCCTCTGGTCTATTCTTTTAAAACTTTCTACGGTTTTGATGATGAAAAGACAAAATTGGCAATAAAAAAATACCGTGAACGCTATGCACAAAGCGGAATTCTTGAGAATTCTGTTTATGAAGGTGTCGCTCAAACTCTTGAAGCGTTAAAAACGAAAGGCAAAAAACTTTACATAGCGACTTCTAAGCCAGAAATTTATATGTTTAAAATCATAAAGAATTTTGACCTTGAAAAATATTTTGATTTTGCTTGTGGTTCGGATTTAGAAGAAACTCGAAACGATAAAACCAAAGTGATAAATCATCTTTTGCAGCACGAAAATCTTGATGCGATTCGCGACGAAGGGAAAATCCTCATGATTGGCGACAGAAAACACGACATAATTGGTGCAAGGGAAAACGGAATAAAAACCTGCGCTGTTCTTTGGGGCTACGGTTCTAAACAGGAATTTGAGCAAAATGGAGCGGACTACATAATCGCTTCGCCGAGTGAACTGATTTAAAAATCAAAACTCAACTGATTTGGCGATTTTGCAAGACGGATTTTTTCAATCAAAAAGTCGATTTGACTTTCTCCAAAAATTTTCAATCCATTTTCTGCAAGAAGTGCTGCCGTAATTCCAGAACCATCTTTTAAACTGTGGCTAAAACTTCCATCGTATATTTTCCCAAATCCGCAGGATGGACTTTTTTCTTTAAAAAGCGCATAAGGGCAATTAAACATCTTTGCGGCTTTTAACGCTTGCATTGCACCTCGCACAAAAAAATCTGTTTTGTCGTTTCCCTCCTGGTCCACCACTTTTTTGTCTTTTATCTCGCAAGGAATCCTTGGGCATTCAAGTCCTCCAAAGCATTCTGGGCAGATTGGAATTATTCCCACCATTTTTTTGAGCCGTTCTATTTTTTCTTTTGGTATTAGATGTGCATTGTTGGTTCCATCGTACCTTACGTCAAAACCTAATAGGCAGGCGCTTACAAGGATATTCATCTTGCAAAAATTATGCCTTAATAAAAACGAATGAGCAAGTCAGAATTAAAATTAAAAAATAGGCGTTTATTATAGAATGCAATGATTTTCGTATGACAAAATAAAATCAAGAAAAGTTTTATGTTCATCGTTTGCATGCGGATTTTTAGAGTTTTTGCAGTCTCTTTTTTTTTATGGTTTATAAACGAATAAAATAAATTTGCTTTTTAATAAAATTTACTAATTTTTTGTGTTACAATCAGAATGCAAGAGAGTTTATTTTATGGAAAGAGGCAAGAGTTCTGTTTTTAATATTGGTCTTATAATTTTTGCAGGTTTTGGCATACTCGCTGGAATTTTGATGCTCCTTTTTCAATTTATTTTTAGAGCGCCAAAAGTAGAAAAAAATCCTTTTTTTACACAATCGCCAATCGGTAGAGTTCTTTACATCAACTCGTACGATCCGAGTTATATTGTAACAA
It contains:
- a CDS encoding HAD hydrolase-like protein, with translation MQKINDFSDFTHLFWDLDGTLTESGPGIINCVRYALESLGIKEPNDENIKRFIGPPLVYSFKTFYGFDDEKTKLAIKKYRERYAQSGILENSVYEGVAQTLEALKTKGKKLYIATSKPEIYMFKIIKNFDLEKYFDFACGSDLEETRNDKTKVINHLLQHENLDAIRDEGKILMIGDRKHDIIGARENGIKTCAVLWGYGSKQEFEQNGADYIIASPSELI
- a CDS encoding DUF523 domain-containing protein, with translation MNILVSACLLGFDVRYDGTNNAHLIPKEKIERLKKMVGIIPICPECFGGLECPRIPCEIKDKKVVDQEGNDKTDFFVRGAMQALKAAKMFNCPYALFKEKSPSCGFGKIYDGSFSHSLKDGSGITAALLAENGLKIFGESQIDFLIEKIRLAKSPNQLSFDF